tggcaaacagccccgtaagcaaagtctgcctagtaaacgtcgggatgtgacgtcacctcatgggtcaggaatgcttgcacaggggacctttaccttcccccccccctgaaccCAATATGTTACCTAATTTCCCTCAGTACCTAGTGGCCCTAGTATCTTGCTTCCAACCACAAATCTTTAAAAATCTATTTCTTTGTATGACatcaccatgttttttttttttatttcttctgtgACATCAGCAAGGTGATGTCAAGGACCTCAAGAGACTTAAACTGGAAGTACTGAATGGAATCCACCTTTGGCACTCATTGTGATGACATTGTTCAGGTCACATCAAATTCCACTGGGCTGCTGCTAGAGGATCATTGTATCCCTGAAGTGGGTGATCGTTGCAAGACGGAAGGGTGCTCGTCAGGGCAACACACTTTCTTCTGAAACCACTGGGACAAAAGAGCCCAAATCCAAGAGTTTGGACCTGGTTTTGGAACGCCGTGTACTGAATCGACCAGGTTTTATCACTCCAGTCTGGAGATACTGAAGCAAAAGGAACACGGTTCATGCTGGCTTTCTGGGTAGTCCATGCAGATCAATCAAATATTTCCACTTGAAGTCCAGCTAGTTTGGAAGACGTCTCAGCTGTGAATCCAACAGCTAGGTCCCATGTTTCTGGAACTGGAAGGCCTAAAATTGGCACTGTAATTTGCTTCTGGAAAAGCTACTCCTTGAGAAGCAGAGATTAAGTGGATGTTCTGGCTCGCTTCCAGCATCTAGCATCCTCAATCTGGTTGAAGTTCCTATAGATTTGGGGGAAGTTAATGACATATAAGAAAGTGGATTTTGTGACTAAGGAAACCGGTTAAATTGCTACAACCAGGTTCTGCAAACACAGAGAGTTACGGGTAATCTAAATCCCCCAGTTACGAGCATTCTTTGGAGGACCAAGAAGTTTAGATCCAAGGTACTAAATAGAAAAGTTCTGAAGTTAAGGAAATCTGTGGCCACCAATTGAGAACAATCTGTGATAAGGAACCCAAGAAGATCCATTTTGAAAAGCAAAACCGACCATTTGTGCCTGAAGTCTCAGAAGCCACAAAACAGTCAAATACATAGAAGGTCTGTGGAAGTCTCAGCTGGGAAAGAGGGGTTTAAGGTTGTCCCAACCCCCTACATTTCCACAACACTAAACTGTAAAATCCAAGAGAAGAAGCCAGGCGCCGTTCCATCTCATCTTAACCGAGCGATGAAACATCCCGTCTTCATCGGCGTCTTCTGCCTTCTGACTGGCCTGCTGCCCCCCGTCTTGTCTAAGGAATGCTACTTCTGCGAAATCACCTCCTCGAAAAAGTGTCCCAGCACCAAAATGGTTTGCGGAGATGACGAAGATTGCTTCGACGGCCAAGGGGCTGCCACAGGCGTGTCGCTGATCAGAAACAAAGGCTGCACTCGTTCCATCAACTGCGGCAAGGAGCAGCCCGTCTCCTATATGGGGGTCACCTACAGCCTGGTCACCAATTGCTGCCAAGGGGACATGTGCAACACAGGCCAGGCTCTGAcagccccctccctcttcttccaGCTTCTCTCTGCGGGTGTGCTTCTGCTGGGGGTTTTTTTCTGAGCCTCAATCAATAAAGGCCTAACCTCCTTTTCTAAAAAGCGAAAATCCTTGTGTCTATGGTGTGATCGTATGTTCCAGAAGCAGCTGTCCCTAGGCGCCGAGCGAAGAACAATTACACGTCTCGGCTCTCTCGGATGAAttattaaccaaaaaaaaaaaaaaaaccctgccgcAACACTTTTTAAAGATTCTTCCCACCTCTCCAAAaagacacgcacacacaccaaaACACAAACAACTCCCCAGGAGTTTTAATTCGCAGAATGATTCGTCCAGAACACGTAGGACCCATGTTTACGGCTGGGCCTCTGTGTCCATTAAGACATCACAGTTTGTTCCCTGCGGCGGCTACAGCAGATTGCTGTGTGGAACAATGCCACCTCTGCTGTCTCCCAAGTTCGGGCACAATTTCTCCTCAGTGCTTTGCCGAGGCAGTGATTCATACAGACCCCAGTCATTCCAGATCTCTGCTCCACAGTGTTTTCGCCGCAGGTCTCTCCTCCACCCTCCCAGCTGCGTAGTTACTGTGttccgggctcagagcaggtctTTGTGCCTCTTGGCGTGATGTCTGAATTTGGCAAGGGTCCGACTGAATTTTATGCCGTTCGTTGGGTGAGGAAGGtcccctgctttttaaaaacgacggccatttttgcatggtaattagttgcgcgttccaggctgaagtgcctcgcatatttttttgaattttttcacactgaaccctCATTTTGAAAGTAactgcaaagctggcgcatacctgcttcgcgttACTTAAGAGCCTCTGTAACGTGGCCTTTTGTGTTGGTTCCGCCATAGCcgagaagaatcccctgaaggaaccgtGCAAAACAATAGCGGCGTGTTAGCTATGCTTGTGCTAATGGcgatgcaaacaggaacaaaagagcaggcgagggggggtggaatttctccttttgcgtcgagaccacgaataggcatttttaaagtcgcattttaaaaaagagctgtgagcgagcatcaaaattgaccatgcataaatggcctatgagattTTGGAGCAGAGAGAGGCCTCAAGAGATACATCCGTGTGTATCTGATAATCATTTTGCCAGTAGATAGCTATGAGGTTGAGGGTCGTATGGGCATCAGACCAGATTTTGGagaaggtttttttcttcttcagacagGTGAGCACAAGAAACATTTGATTCTTTAGCAGGACTTGGCGCTTGAGACAAATAAACCTTTAACCTAAATCAAGCACCCCTCCCGCAAACAATCTTCTAATTGAATGTACTTAAAGGAAatcatctgcaacttgacagcgctttccaccaccacaaaggaAATCGTAACCAAGCAAAAGGATTCCACTTAGCCTGCATAATCATTCAAGCCAGTATTGACACGTTCATAGATTTCATTCATCAGATTTCCCTCCACAAGCTTATGAATGTCCTCTGCTGGAACAAAATTTCCCTCCAGCCTACATAAAATATATCCGAACAACTTTTACATGCTAAAATGGCAAAATAGGCATTAAAATATTACTGGTGCAACCACCACTATTACACAACCAACCTAATTTGCTCACCAAGTATACCTTAGTCCCTTTCTAGTACACGTTACTGTTGAGGTGAACAGGCTAGCCCGAAGTtgccagaccttggaagctaagcagggttgaccctggttagtacttggatgggagaccaccaaggaagtccatggttgctatggagagacaggcaatagcaaaccacctcggtttgtCCCTTACCTTGAGaagcctatggggttgccataaattgggctgtgacttgatggcacttccctcCTCCTCAATGCTGTTGGAAATTTCACCACCACCAAcccgcttccccacagcattgtgatgCATTCTTGCGCCTCCGCGtttcccccagcttttctccgaactttcccaaacctgctttgctgcaacgttttgggaaagattgcagtctGGGTGGATTCTGTGGGGGCAGGAAGGGTCAGATTTCCCCAGATCCGCCTTTTGAAGTCTGTTTTGTATCCACcaccatctaaccttaaaaacaacaacaaccattgcTTCACTTTGAAAAGCATAGTAGAGCAAAATGCCTGTATGGAAGCAACTTAAGGCTGATTTTCAtatgcaggggtggggtgggggagcaaccCCTGCTGCAGAAGTAGGAGTAAGGTGGCAGTGAAGAGGGAATTCCCCTGTCCCACCCCTTCTTCCCTGCAGAAGCACAGATGTAATTAGAGATGGGTCGAGCCCCCCCTCCTTGaagcctggcaactagggttgccaaccttcaggtggaggccggagatctcccgctattacaactgatctcctggtgaccgagatcagttcccctggagaaaatggccgctttgacaattggactctatggcattgaggtccctcccttctccaaaccccggcctcctcaggacCCACCCGCAAAATCGCCAGttctttcccagcctggagatggcaaccgttgtggctggagatcagttgtactagcaggagatctccagctactacctggaggttggcaaccctagtatcaaaGGAGGTTGTCCTTTGATCCAATTTAAAGGAAGACTTGAGGACTAGTGAGGaaccccactgtgtgtgtgtgtaaagtgccgtcaagtcgcagccgacttatggcgacccctttttggggttttcatggcaagagactaacagaggtgtttgccagtgccttcctctgcacagcaaccctggacttccttggtggtctcccatccaaatactaaccagggct
This genomic window from Euleptes europaea isolate rEulEur1 chromosome 18, rEulEur1.hap1, whole genome shotgun sequence contains:
- the SPACA4 gene encoding sperm acrosome membrane-associated protein 4 is translated as MKHPVFIGVFCLLTGLLPPVLSKECYFCEITSSKKCPSTKMVCGDDEDCFDGQGAATGVSLIRNKGCTRSINCGKEQPVSYMGVTYSLVTNCCQGDMCNTGQALTAPSLFFQLLSAGVLLLGVFF